Genomic window (Saccharothrix australiensis):
AGAGGCCGACTCTACGAGTCATGGGGGGCATCTCCTGTTGGAGTGGCGACATTGCGGGGGCAGGATGCACGGGCGACGGGGCGCTGTGAACCACTCAAAGTGACTTTGGTGGTTCGACAAGACCCCGGTCGACCGACACTCGAAGGCTGATCCACTACCTTCGGTGAGCATCTTTGCACAGGCTGTCCAGAGGTTGGGGTACTCGGTGAGCGATCTAGTTGGACAATGGGCCGGACAGAGCAACCACCGTCCGGTCGGAATCGTCGGCGCGGGACCGGCCGGCCTGACGCTGGGGAACCTGCTCCAGCAAGCCGGAATCCCTTGTGTGGTGCTGGAACGCGGCACGCGGGAGCACATCGAGAACCGCCCGCGCGCGGGCGTCATCGAGCACCGCGCCGTGCGGATGCTGGCGCGGCACGGCCTGGCCGACCGGCTGCTCCGGGAGGCGGATCGCCACGGCGTCTGCGAATTCCGGGTCGACGGGCGGGCGCACGAAGTGGACTACTCGTCCCTCTACGACGGACAGACCCACTACGTGTACCCGCAGCAGGAGGTCGTGCGGGACCTCGTGGCCGCGTACACGGCCGCCGGCGGCGACATCCGGTTCGGCGTCACCGACGTCGCGCCGCACGACATCGAGAGCGCCGAGCCCCACCTCACGTGGACTTCCGCCGAGGGCGAGGCGCAGCGGCTCGACTGCTCGTTCATCGCGGGCGCGGACGGGTTCCACGGCGTGACGCGGCGCAGCATCCCGCCCGGCGCGATCCAGGAGTTCTCGCACCAGCACGGCATCGAGTGGCTGTCCATCCTGGCGGAAGCGCCGCCGTCGACGCACAAGGTGATCTACGCGCTGCACCCCGACGGGTTCGCGGGGCACATGCTGCGCAGCTCGACCGTCTCGCGCTACTACCTCCAGGTCCCGGTGGACGACACAGTGGACAACTGGCCGGACGAACGGGTGTGGGCCGAACTCCACAAGCGACTCGCGCTGCGCGACTCCGACTGGTCGCTGACCGAGGGGCCCATCGTCGAGAAGCGCATCCTCGACATGCGCAGCCACGTCGTGGAGCCGATGAACCACGGCAGCCTGTACCTCCTCGGCGACGCCGCGCACATCATCACCCCGGTGGGCGCCAAGGGGATGAACCTCGCGCTGCACGACGCCGAGGTGCTCGCCGCCGCGCTCACCGCCCACCACCGGACGGGCGACGACTCGGGGCTGCGGTCCTATTCGGACACCTGCCTGCGCCGGGTGTGGCGCGCGCAGGAGTTCTCGCAGTGGATGGTGTTCATGCTCCACCGCTCGCCGGAACCGTTCCTGAGCCGATTGGGCGAGGCGCGGCTCGAACACCTCATCGGGTCCGGGTCGTCCGCGGGTTATTTCGCGCAGAACTACGTCGGTCCGTGAGCACCGGTCGCCCGCCGCCGGCCACCGGCGGCGGGCGACCGCGCGCCGCCGGGGTGGCGCCCCCGGAGGCCGTCGGCCCGCCCGCTCCGGCGTCGGGGAGGGTCAGGGCGTCGCGGCCCGGTCCTGCGCCTCCACGCGCGACACCTCGGCCCGCTCCGCCTCGGCCCACTTCGCCGCCGCCGAGTGCTCGTCGGCCCTGCGCCGCGCCCGCCGCTCCGGCGAACCCGCGCCGACGTTCAGCAGCCGCGCCACCTCGCCGCGCAGCGCCACGAACGCCTCCGACTCGCGCGTGGCGATCTGGTCCCGCTCCGCGGGCAGGTCCACCCGCAGGTCCGCCACCACCGACGCGGGCGACCCCGACAGCACCAGGACGCGGTCGCCCAGGTACACGCTCTCGTCGATGTCGTGCGTGACCACCAGCACCGTGGTGTCGTGCTCCCGCTTCACCCTCAGCAGCAGGTCCTCCAGCTCGAACCGGGTCTGCGCGTCCACCGACGCGAACGGCTCGTCCATCAGCAGCAGGGCGGGCCGGTAGGCCAGCGCCCGCGCGATCGCCACCCGCTGCTGCATGCCGCCGGAGAGCTGCCACGGGTACTTGCGGGCCGCGCCGGACAGGCCCACCCACTCCAGCGCCTCGGCGACCCTGGCGCGGCGCTCCGCGCGCCCCAGCGAGCGGCGCAGCGGGAACTCCACGTTCTTCTGCACCGACAGCCACGGGAACAGCGAGCGGCTGTAGTCCTGGAACACCACGGCCAGGTCGTCCGGCACACCGCGCACGGCGTCGCCGTGCAGGGACACCTCGCCCCTCGTAGGCCGGATCAACCCCGAGATGGTGCGCAGCAGCGTGGACTTGCCGCAGCCGGACGGCCCGACGACGCAGACCAGCTCGCCGGCGCCGACGGTGAACGACAGGTCGGAGATGGCGGTGTGCGCGCCGTCCTTCGCCTGGTAGGTATGGCCGAGGTCGGCCACGGAAAGCATCGCGGTCATGTCAATCCTCCACCGTCGCGGGGGTGCGCTCCCGCTTCGGCTGCCAGGCGAGGGCCTGCCGCTCGAAGGCGAGGAGCACGGTGTTGAGGGCGTAGCCGAGGACTCCCAGCAGGACGATCCCGGCCCACATGTCGGGGAAGTCGAACTCCCGTTGGGCGATCAGGAGTTGCGACCCGATCCCGTTGTCGGTGCCGACCAGTTCGGAGACCACCATGAGCACCAGGGACAGCGACAAGCTGACCCGCAGCCCGGCGAAGATCTTCGGTGCGGCGGCCGGCAGGACGACACCGAGGACCCACTGCGCCTTGGGGATGCGGAACACCGCCGAGGTCTCGTACTTCGTCGCGTCGACGCCGCGCGCGCCGTCGACGCTGTTGAGCAGGATCGGCCACAGCACGCCGAACACGATGGTGGCCAGCTGCATCTGCGTGCCGATGTTGAACACCAGCAGGAACACCG
Coding sequences:
- a CDS encoding 4-hydroxybenzoate 3-monooxygenase, yielding MSDLVGQWAGQSNHRPVGIVGAGPAGLTLGNLLQQAGIPCVVLERGTREHIENRPRAGVIEHRAVRMLARHGLADRLLREADRHGVCEFRVDGRAHEVDYSSLYDGQTHYVYPQQEVVRDLVAAYTAAGGDIRFGVTDVAPHDIESAEPHLTWTSAEGEAQRLDCSFIAGADGFHGVTRRSIPPGAIQEFSHQHGIEWLSILAEAPPSTHKVIYALHPDGFAGHMLRSSTVSRYYLQVPVDDTVDNWPDERVWAELHKRLALRDSDWSLTEGPIVEKRILDMRSHVVEPMNHGSLYLLGDAAHIITPVGAKGMNLALHDAEVLAAALTAHHRTGDDSGLRSYSDTCLRRVWRAQEFSQWMVFMLHRSPEPFLSRLGEARLEHLIGSGSSAGYFAQNYVGP
- a CDS encoding ABC transporter ATP-binding protein codes for the protein MTAMLSVADLGHTYQAKDGAHTAISDLSFTVGAGELVCVVGPSGCGKSTLLRTISGLIRPTRGEVSLHGDAVRGVPDDLAVVFQDYSRSLFPWLSVQKNVEFPLRRSLGRAERRARVAEALEWVGLSGAARKYPWQLSGGMQQRVAIARALAYRPALLLMDEPFASVDAQTRFELEDLLLRVKREHDTTVLVVTHDIDESVYLGDRVLVLSGSPASVVADLRVDLPAERDQIATRESEAFVALRGEVARLLNVGAGSPERRARRRADEHSAAAKWAEAERAEVSRVEAQDRAATP
- a CDS encoding ABC transporter permease, whose product is MTRFLQRWAVFAGLVVVWELLTWLADDTFFPRPTEIVAAARTLWLSGPAERLFLTDAVFDHVLPSFGRLLAGWGIAAVFGIALGVSLGRSATAMQFAGPLLTFLRSIPPPALVPVFLLVFNIGTQMQLATIVFGVLWPILLNSVDGARGVDATKYETSAVFRIPKAQWVLGVVLPAAAPKIFAGLRVSLSLSLVLMVVSELVGTDNGIGSQLLIAQREFDFPDMWAGIVLLGVLGYALNTVLLAFERQALAWQPKRERTPATVED